Proteins from one Candidatus Krumholzibacteriota bacterium genomic window:
- a CDS encoding PP2C family protein-serine/threonine phosphatase encodes MDTGNFQPKVFYRKLDSLLVRIGNSADTREVLTLVLEELVKFFGFELGIESGCIYKLRFGSFHLIEGPVGESEFDWPVSIFKNDPVFDLLFEHKSYIFSDSASSPWGINSVAVMVGENDQFMMVFRLNESWQRETLAFSLNTIRSTVNYSRSTSRFNSDIQEAYEIQRSLLPRSNPNYKGFDISGRSIPAERVGGDLYDFNVMHEGVLSIAIGDASGHGLPAALLARDVVTGLRMGIENETKISAVIRKLNSVIHKSQLSTKFVSLVYGELEHNGTLVYINAGHPPPIHFKKDSISTLDVGGTILGPLEETVFNRGFAFLDPGDIILMFTDGIIEITDIQNDMFGTDRLIEVVRANQNESSTVIIDRILKSIKDFGKSNILLDDATMIVIKRVE; translated from the coding sequence TTGGACACAGGAAATTTTCAACCGAAAGTATTTTACAGAAAACTTGATTCCCTTCTTGTGCGTATCGGTAACAGTGCTGATACAAGGGAAGTGCTGACTCTTGTTCTCGAAGAACTCGTCAAGTTTTTCGGGTTCGAACTTGGAATAGAAAGCGGTTGTATCTATAAATTGCGGTTCGGTTCTTTCCACCTTATCGAGGGGCCAGTTGGCGAATCAGAATTTGACTGGCCGGTATCGATATTCAAAAACGATCCGGTATTTGATCTGCTGTTCGAACACAAGAGCTATATATTTTCAGATTCTGCTTCATCTCCATGGGGGATTAACAGTGTCGCGGTGATGGTCGGAGAGAACGATCAGTTCATGATGGTTTTCAGGCTAAATGAATCATGGCAGAGAGAGACCCTGGCTTTTTCGCTCAATACGATCCGTAGTACGGTGAATTACAGCCGGTCGACGAGCCGTTTCAATTCAGATATCCAGGAAGCCTACGAGATCCAGAGATCACTTCTCCCTCGTTCCAACCCTAATTATAAAGGTTTCGATATCTCGGGAAGATCTATACCGGCAGAAAGAGTCGGAGGGGATCTCTACGATTTCAATGTCATGCATGAGGGAGTGTTGAGCATAGCGATCGGAGATGCCAGCGGCCATGGGTTGCCGGCAGCTCTTCTCGCGAGGGATGTGGTGACGGGCCTCAGGATGGGAATCGAGAACGAGACAAAGATATCCGCAGTGATAAGGAAACTGAACTCGGTAATCCACAAAAGTCAACTATCGACTAAATTCGTATCTCTGGTCTACGGAGAACTCGAACACAACGGGACACTTGTATATATAAATGCCGGCCATCCACCACCAATACATTTCAAAAAGGATTCTATCAGTACTCTTGATGTTGGCGGGACGATACTTGGACCTCTTGAGGAGACTGTTTTCAACAGGGGATTCGCTTTTCTGGACCCGGGAGATATCATTCTGATGTTTACCGACGGGATAATCGAGATAACGGACATCCAGAACGATATGTTTGGAACAGACCGGCTGATCGAAGTCGTTCGCGCGAATCAGAACGAATCCTCGACCGTTATCATTGATCGGATCCTCAAAAGCATCAAAGATTTCGGGAAAAGCAACATTCTTCTTGATGATGCTACGATGATAGTCATAAAAAGAGTCGAATAA
- a CDS encoding DUF362 domain-containing protein — translation MADRRTFLKTLAGGAAFLLAPAGKLASNTTATDAGTSFAVVKSKDTAAAVRKSVELLGGMGAFVNKGETVFIKPNISWDKIPDQAATTNPLVVQTIVAMVIEAGAKKVIVADNTCNDARRSYKRSGIQEAAEKAGADVPFMEKRKFVRMDLGGDVLKEWEVYTEAFEADKIINVPVAKHHGLSGVTLSMKNLMGLIGGRRDLLHQKLSESIVDLAFFFKPNLTILDAVRILKAHGPQGSTLGDVERRDTIAASSDLVKIDAFGIDLFGEQFREKGLSGFPHLKMAEKKGLGTSDYRTNGYVGLDLDKT, via the coding sequence ATGGCTGACAGAAGGACTTTCCTGAAGACTCTTGCCGGCGGAGCGGCGTTTCTACTCGCCCCCGCGGGAAAACTGGCCTCAAATACAACCGCCACCGATGCGGGTACTTCCTTTGCCGTTGTTAAAAGTAAGGATACTGCCGCGGCAGTCCGGAAAAGTGTTGAACTTCTTGGTGGAATGGGAGCATTCGTAAATAAAGGCGAGACTGTATTTATCAAGCCGAATATTTCCTGGGATAAAATTCCTGATCAGGCCGCGACCACGAATCCGCTGGTCGTTCAAACGATAGTCGCAATGGTAATCGAAGCGGGGGCAAAAAAAGTAATTGTGGCAGACAACACGTGTAATGACGCGAGAAGAAGCTACAAAAGAAGTGGAATTCAGGAAGCCGCGGAGAAAGCCGGAGCAGATGTACCGTTCATGGAGAAAAGGAAATTCGTCCGAATGGATCTGGGCGGAGATGTACTGAAGGAATGGGAAGTCTACACTGAAGCATTTGAAGCTGATAAGATAATAAATGTGCCTGTGGCCAAGCACCACGGCCTTTCAGGAGTCACTCTATCAATGAAAAACCTTATGGGATTGATCGGAGGAAGACGCGATCTTCTCCATCAGAAACTTTCTGAAAGCATTGTGGATCTCGCCTTCTTCTTCAAGCCGAACCTCACGATTCTTGACGCAGTCAGGATATTAAAGGCGCACGGACCGCAGGGAAGCACTCTCGGCGATGTCGAAAGGCGTGATACTATCGCGGCGAGCAGTGACCTTGTCAAAATAGACGCTTTTGGCATAGACCTGTTCGGTGAACAGTTCAGGGAAAAAGGACTTTCGGGATTTCCTCATCTCAAGATGGCCGAAAAAAAGGGCCTTGGTACATCAGATTACAGGACGAACGGATACGTCGGACTCGATCTGGACAAGACATGA
- a CDS encoding 4Fe-4S binding protein: protein MMKNLRRTSQILFLLVFLILFIQTEYKGKDELGLPVRLFLDFDPLIALSSLLATHVVKKIFLLSLVTIALTFFLGRVFCGWVCPLGTLNTVIGYFRMRRPSRNPDDGNHPRMRKYKYYILVFILVAAVFGWNAAGFLDPISITIRSMAIGFNPAINGLVRAFFEFSYVLAVPGISPAMDSLYSILTGTLLAFEQPVFRQMIPIALIFSAILALNFVAPRFWCRYLCPLGALLGFVGYRQLFARVDVDGEKCVSCHMCNRSCQGDATPFPPGQWTSSECLICFNCKDVCPASAVRIHPSMKKTGDGKVDLQRRHIIATGVAAIAAVPLIGLGETGKRHSPDLIRPPGALPEDEFLRTCVKCGECMKVCLTNGLQPAFNQAGLEGLWTPVLVPRLGYCEFYCNLCNQVCPTGAIRSISLEEKQKIRIGLAFFDKNRCIPYALGRNCGVCEEHCPAPGKAITFLIEEGIDRSGKSFELKKPVVNPDLCIGCGICENKCPIVDKPGIRVSSINESRADYQLYL from the coding sequence ATGATGAAGAACCTTAGAAGAACGTCACAGATACTTTTTTTGCTGGTATTTCTTATTCTCTTTATTCAGACAGAATATAAGGGTAAAGACGAACTCGGCCTACCCGTCAGACTGTTTCTTGATTTTGACCCGCTGATAGCTCTTTCATCCCTCCTGGCGACTCATGTCGTAAAAAAGATATTCCTCCTCTCACTGGTGACGATCGCGCTTACCTTCTTTCTGGGCAGAGTCTTCTGCGGTTGGGTCTGTCCTCTTGGCACACTTAATACGGTAATCGGTTATTTCCGCATGAGGCGCCCTTCAAGAAACCCGGATGATGGAAACCACCCGCGCATGAGAAAATATAAATATTATATTCTTGTCTTTATTCTTGTCGCTGCCGTATTCGGGTGGAATGCGGCGGGGTTCCTAGATCCGATCTCGATTACGATACGATCTATGGCAATCGGATTCAATCCGGCGATCAACGGGCTGGTCCGGGCGTTCTTTGAATTCAGCTATGTACTCGCGGTGCCTGGAATATCGCCAGCGATGGACTCTCTCTACTCGATTCTCACAGGCACTCTCCTTGCGTTCGAACAACCTGTATTCAGACAGATGATCCCGATAGCTTTGATCTTCTCGGCTATCCTCGCCCTCAATTTTGTCGCGCCAAGATTCTGGTGCAGATATTTATGTCCTCTTGGAGCTCTTCTTGGGTTTGTCGGATACAGGCAACTGTTTGCCAGAGTGGATGTTGATGGCGAAAAGTGTGTTTCGTGCCACATGTGCAACCGATCCTGCCAGGGCGATGCTACTCCTTTTCCGCCCGGCCAATGGACCAGCAGTGAATGCCTTATATGTTTTAACTGTAAAGATGTATGCCCGGCCTCGGCAGTAAGAATCCATCCGTCGATGAAAAAAACGGGGGATGGAAAGGTCGACCTTCAACGCCGGCATATAATCGCAACAGGAGTGGCGGCGATAGCGGCAGTTCCGCTTATCGGCCTTGGAGAGACGGGAAAAAGACATTCTCCCGACCTTATACGTCCTCCAGGTGCTTTACCTGAAGACGAATTCCTGCGTACTTGTGTCAAATGCGGAGAATGCATGAAAGTATGCCTTACCAACGGCCTGCAGCCGGCATTCAACCAGGCGGGACTTGAGGGCCTATGGACGCCAGTGCTAGTTCCAAGGCTCGGATACTGTGAATTCTATTGCAACCTCTGTAACCAGGTTTGCCCCACGGGAGCGATACGAAGCATATCGCTTGAAGAAAAACAGAAGATCCGGATCGGCCTGGCATTTTTTGATAAAAACAGATGCATACCATACGCTCTGGGAAGAAATTGCGGCGTGTGTGAAGAACATTGTCCGGCACCCGGCAAGGCTATCACCTTTTTGATCGAAGAAGGAATTGACAGGAGTGGGAAAAGTTTTGAGCTCAAAAAACCTGTCGTCAATCCGGATCTGTGTATCGGATGCGGTATCTGTGAAAACAAGTGCCCTATTGTAGATAAACCTGGAATAAGAGTCAGTTCAATCAACGAGAGCCGGGCTGATTATCAGTTGTACCTCTAG